One genomic segment of Chitinophaga parva includes these proteins:
- a CDS encoding carboxylesterase family protein, which yields MKLKLLLLLSLIAGTATAQFTTFQSPSTQWALPAFPDNTVVFTPKEYKDSVTKYYPTIIYFHGTGEAGTDVNKLTSNYLLGRIKSGWEPQATNPVTGKLEKFIVIAVQDAGGWSPYPAAMRYAWKYTVATAMKGLRVDTNRIYTTGLSSGGQTSVMYACWDSTFAGKIAAVVSLSPAALEAQAVQNLPMFAKYNTPVWFISGSTDGNTDYAKAYTTTINNAGGYAWTTVYPGGHGGWDAMYNGTTTRVVNGKTLNIYEWMLLNSRGPAPVAPVDTTTTPPVIPTKKLLITIKVYSDGTTENIPAQ from the coding sequence ATGAAACTAAAATTACTACTGCTGTTATCGCTTATCGCCGGTACAGCAACGGCGCAATTCACAACATTTCAGAGCCCATCTACACAGTGGGCGTTGCCGGCATTCCCTGACAACACCGTGGTGTTTACGCCCAAGGAGTACAAGGATAGCGTGACCAAGTATTATCCCACTATCATCTACTTCCACGGCACTGGCGAGGCGGGTACCGACGTGAATAAGCTCACCAGCAATTACCTGCTGGGCCGCATCAAATCAGGCTGGGAGCCGCAGGCCACGAATCCCGTAACGGGCAAGTTGGAGAAGTTTATCGTGATAGCCGTGCAGGACGCCGGCGGGTGGTCTCCTTACCCGGCAGCCATGCGGTATGCTTGGAAATACACGGTGGCAACTGCCATGAAAGGGCTGCGGGTAGACACCAACCGGATATACACAACCGGCCTTTCATCCGGCGGCCAGACCTCGGTAATGTATGCCTGCTGGGATTCCACTTTTGCCGGCAAGATAGCGGCCGTGGTGAGCTTGTCGCCGGCAGCCCTAGAAGCGCAGGCGGTGCAGAACCTGCCGATGTTCGCCAAATACAACACCCCGGTGTGGTTTATTTCAGGTAGTACAGATGGGAACACAGACTATGCAAAAGCGTACACCACCACCATCAATAATGCCGGCGGCTATGCCTGGACAACGGTGTACCCTGGCGGGCATGGTGGCTGGGATGCAATGTACAACGGTACAACCACCCGGGTGGTGAATGGCAAGACGCTCAACATCTACGAGTGGATGCTGCTTAACAGCCGCGGCCCGGCGCCGGTTGCCCCGGTTGACACTACGACCACGCCGCCGGTTATCCCGACAAAAAAATTACTCATTACGATTAAAGTATATTCCGATGGGACTACCGAAAACATTCCTGCTCAGTAG
- a CDS encoding ROK family protein: MEPHALTPPLVLVADIGGTHITTALVELPSGRLLEDTLHRGHVRAQAGVNIILDDWAAVMQRSMQGADVQALGIAMPGPFDYETGISLIKGFHKYEALYGKNVKTLLMQRLDLQSIRMANDARCFLQGELLAGAVQGAQELMGFTLGTGFGSSVAAQGIAQEAHYYDFPFRGTRAEDYFCSRWLVQRYAVLEPNALIADVKTIAMRAADDGAARQLFSEFGGNLAEFFSLLEVPPALALLGGNITNSYFLFGPALEAALQQYGIPTQIKLASLGEAAPLYGAAALFLQGA, encoded by the coding sequence TTGGAACCTCATGCATTAACACCACCGCTGGTACTGGTGGCTGATATAGGCGGTACTCACATCACCACTGCCCTGGTAGAACTGCCATCCGGCCGCCTGCTGGAGGATACCCTGCACCGTGGCCACGTGCGTGCACAGGCCGGGGTGAACATCATCCTGGATGATTGGGCGGCAGTAATGCAACGAAGCATGCAGGGCGCAGATGTACAGGCACTGGGCATTGCCATGCCCGGCCCGTTTGATTATGAAACGGGTATCTCCCTGATCAAGGGATTCCACAAGTATGAGGCATTGTATGGGAAGAACGTGAAAACCTTGCTGATGCAGCGTTTGGATTTACAGTCCATTCGTATGGCCAATGATGCGCGCTGCTTTTTGCAAGGGGAGTTACTGGCAGGCGCCGTGCAGGGAGCGCAGGAGCTAATGGGCTTCACGCTCGGCACTGGCTTTGGCTCTTCCGTGGCTGCACAGGGTATAGCACAGGAAGCGCATTACTACGATTTTCCTTTCCGTGGCACGCGTGCGGAAGATTACTTTTGCAGCCGCTGGCTGGTGCAGCGCTATGCCGTGCTGGAGCCTAATGCGCTTATTGCTGATGTAAAGACCATTGCCATGCGGGCGGCGGATGATGGAGCGGCCCGGCAGTTGTTCAGCGAGTTTGGCGGCAACCTCGCGGAATTCTTTTCCCTGCTGGAAGTGCCGCCGGCACTGGCTTTGCTGGGTGGAAATATTACCAATAGTTATTTCCTCTTCGGGCCCGCATTGGAAGCAGCACTACAGCAATATGGTATTCCCACGCAGATAAAACTGGCCAGCCTGGGAGAAGCGGCCCCTTTGTATGGCGCAGCAGCATTGTTTCTGCAAGGCGCTTGA
- a CDS encoding MFS transporter: MQSHVPRNLTLATVVASLGGLLFGFDMAVVSGILPFVKEQYQLNPAQEGWFVSSALAGCIGGVLFSSDISDRLGRRKLLFFAALLFLLSALGCALLEPFSLLIVARICCGAAVGIASSVVPLYLSEIAPAHNRGRLVTFYQLAVTIGIFVAYGSNILLLQHGQDFLPGMLVWRKMFGVAMLPAALFLLGIVWIPESPRWLMQKDLPQVNDGGYRMLWSPAYRKPLLIGILLPFFSQFSGINAIIYYGPTILHSAGITLDNSLLSQLFFGAANVLFTFIAIWKVDSLGRRPLYLWGTAGAMVALLCTGICFYTGHTGGVLLLLCVLAFLAFFAFSIGPLKFVIAAEIFPDAIRAKALSLSILVMWVADFAVGQLTPMLLSGIGTAGTFWFFASFCVVAFIIVYRMVPETKGQTLEQIQQHWNLMH, from the coding sequence TCCACGTAATCTCACATTAGCCACGGTGGTGGCATCGTTGGGCGGCCTGTTGTTTGGCTTTGATATGGCCGTGGTATCGGGCATATTGCCGTTTGTAAAAGAACAGTACCAGCTTAATCCTGCACAGGAAGGCTGGTTTGTTTCCTCCGCCCTGGCCGGGTGCATAGGTGGCGTACTTTTTTCCAGTGACATCAGTGACCGGCTGGGGCGCAGGAAACTGCTCTTCTTTGCCGCCTTACTTTTCCTGCTCTCTGCCCTGGGATGTGCGCTGCTGGAGCCTTTCAGCCTGCTCATCGTGGCACGCATCTGCTGCGGGGCAGCGGTGGGTATTGCTTCCAGTGTGGTGCCCCTGTATCTTTCTGAAATAGCGCCGGCGCACAACCGTGGCCGCCTGGTTACTTTTTACCAACTGGCAGTGACCATCGGCATTTTTGTGGCATATGGCAGCAATATTTTACTGCTGCAGCATGGGCAGGACTTCCTGCCAGGTATGCTGGTATGGCGTAAGATGTTTGGCGTGGCTATGCTGCCCGCCGCGCTTTTCCTGCTGGGCATTGTATGGATACCCGAAAGTCCCCGCTGGCTGATGCAAAAAGACCTGCCCCAAGTGAATGATGGCGGTTACCGCATGCTTTGGTCGCCGGCATACCGCAAACCCCTGCTGATAGGTATTTTGCTGCCATTCTTTTCACAGTTCAGCGGCATTAATGCCATCATTTACTACGGGCCTACCATCCTGCACAGCGCCGGCATTACCCTGGATAATTCTTTACTGAGCCAGCTGTTTTTCGGCGCAGCCAATGTATTATTCACGTTCATTGCCATCTGGAAAGTAGATTCCCTGGGCCGCCGGCCATTGTATCTTTGGGGCACCGCCGGTGCCATGGTGGCCTTGCTTTGTACCGGCATCTGTTTTTATACCGGGCATACAGGCGGCGTGCTGTTGCTGCTTTGCGTGCTGGCGTTCCTGGCTTTTTTTGCCTTCTCCATCGGACCGTTGAAATTTGTGATCGCTGCAGAGATCTTCCCGGATGCCATCCGCGCCAAGGCGCTTTCCCTCAGCATCCTGGTGATGTGGGTGGCGGATTTTGCAGTAGGGCAGCTTACACCGATGCTGCTGAGCGGCATTGGTACTGCAGGCACCTTCTGGTTCTTTGCATCTTTCTGCGTAGTAGCATTTATTATTGTATACAGGATGGTACCCGAAACCAAAGGGCAAACCTTGGAACAAATACAACAACATTGGAACCTCATGCATTAA
- a CDS encoding LytR/AlgR family response regulator transcription factor: MKCLVVDDEPLAIQLLQNYIQRVDSLVLARSCNNAVEALACLQHRQIDLLFLDIQMPKITGIELLKSLSYKPKVILTTAYRDYAVEAFDLDVVDYLLKPISFERFLRAVSKALGSQLSSPAADPDHQLLHSFNESYIYLREEKEMVKVLLKDIIYIESLRDYVRVKTMQGQIITYNKIGYLEKKLPEHKFIRVHRSYIIALEKVTTFTPALVKLENAISLPIGRNYKNATVKALNRFNILQSNG, encoded by the coding sequence ATGAAATGTCTTGTTGTAGATGATGAACCCCTGGCTATACAGCTGCTGCAAAATTACATACAGCGCGTGGATAGCCTGGTACTGGCCCGCAGTTGCAACAACGCAGTGGAGGCCCTGGCCTGCCTGCAACACCGGCAGATAGACCTGCTTTTCCTGGATATCCAGATGCCCAAGATCACCGGCATAGAGCTGCTCAAATCGTTGTCTTACAAACCCAAAGTGATACTCACTACTGCTTATCGCGATTACGCCGTGGAAGCCTTTGACCTCGATGTAGTGGACTATCTGCTGAAACCTATTTCCTTTGAGCGCTTCCTGCGCGCAGTGAGCAAGGCCCTGGGCAGCCAGCTTTCCAGCCCCGCGGCAGACCCGGACCACCAGCTCCTGCATTCATTCAACGAATCTTACATCTACCTGCGGGAAGAAAAGGAAATGGTGAAAGTATTGCTCAAAGACATTATTTACATTGAAAGCCTGCGCGATTATGTGCGGGTAAAAACCATGCAAGGGCAGATCATTACCTATAACAAGATCGGCTACCTGGAAAAGAAATTGCCGGAGCACAAATTCATCCGCGTGCACCGTTCTTACATCATAGCGCTGGAAAAGGTAACCACCTTCACCCCTGCCCTCGTAAAGCTGGAAAACGCCATCAGCCTGCCTATTGGCCGCAATTACAAGAATGCCACCGTAAAGGCGCTGAACCGGTTCAATATCCTGCAGTCTAACGGATGA
- a CDS encoding collagen-like domain-containing protein has product MTDIKFKVASVAQNAGDGQQGPKGDPGESAYQIWLDAGNTGTEADFLASLKGEKGDQGEPGEKGDPGDAGPQGDKGNTGDRGADGNTVLYGAGAPAAGTGVDGNFYIDTTTHTMYGPKAGTWPAGTGLIGPKGDQGDPGTPGTNGDDGAAGRSIQVFEQTDEPAGSTYFPGDLWIQPA; this is encoded by the coding sequence ATGACCGATATTAAATTCAAAGTCGCCAGCGTAGCTCAAAACGCTGGCGACGGGCAACAGGGGCCGAAAGGTGATCCGGGAGAATCTGCCTATCAGATATGGTTGGATGCCGGCAACACCGGCACTGAAGCTGACTTCCTTGCTTCTTTGAAGGGAGAAAAGGGAGATCAGGGGGAGCCAGGTGAAAAAGGCGACCCGGGGGATGCAGGACCACAGGGTGATAAAGGAAATACTGGTGATCGCGGTGCTGACGGTAATACGGTGCTATATGGCGCTGGTGCACCTGCTGCGGGCACCGGCGTTGACGGCAATTTCTACATTGACACCACCACGCATACGATGTATGGTCCTAAAGCCGGCACTTGGCCTGCCGGTACCGGCCTTATTGGCCCCAAGGGCGATCAGGGAGACCCAGGCACACCTGGCACAAATGGAGATGACGGCGCCGCCGGGAGATCTATACAGGTGTTTGAGCAGACGGATGAACCCGCAGGTAGCACTTATTTCCCGGGGGATTTATGGATACAACCGGCATAA
- a CDS encoding carboxylesterase family protein: MKIHTGSAWADALDRSAKVYNGSAWLPLKAGDYVRATTAWRQIGSTTPIPQRFFGTGGPDDNVYDAASGQRQWTLLPGGDNGTELLPLLVFLHGVDQGGSDINKVLEDGLPLVISETGQLMKCRGAAPQLPAGSWTEHLDLIDSCIAYNISNYNVDQNRIYLCGLSDGAAGVIAKVIQQPTRFAAYAISSPPSNGMAANASLIKDIPCIIIQGLQDQRVGVGNVAAAVDALAAANGRIAPQTQFHYDGDHSYREWNQHMFDFATATNFMSLTFEDWLLLHSLDRVQEAGNYVTYAEGTQDYLHYLAAKHVVDMLPASSDKTALEARLSTLQTTLEVGKTHLVLAFGTSANPATGNYTRITATDTGTTVNALVDTNGNPTGISFVCQYTQWPADLPGAGPGSYHGLPGGVFLQSRRVYASNTWNFTGLPANATCRVDIFPFYKTESGTAHYGITGTIGGVTKNSVGDVYNVLDYLTWDGVAADGSGVLSMALNAQYPSSSNDGGLCAIMLTINS, translated from the coding sequence GTGAAAATACATACAGGCAGTGCTTGGGCTGACGCCCTTGACCGCAGCGCGAAAGTGTACAACGGATCCGCATGGCTGCCGCTGAAGGCAGGTGATTATGTGCGCGCTACAACAGCCTGGCGTCAGATCGGCAGCACTACGCCAATTCCCCAGCGCTTCTTTGGTACCGGCGGTCCGGACGATAATGTCTACGATGCAGCCAGTGGGCAGCGGCAATGGACATTACTACCGGGCGGGGATAATGGAACTGAGCTATTACCTCTTTTGGTATTCCTGCACGGGGTTGACCAGGGAGGCTCTGACATTAATAAGGTCCTGGAGGATGGTTTACCATTGGTTATATCCGAAACCGGCCAGTTGATGAAGTGTCGTGGGGCTGCTCCGCAGTTGCCTGCAGGGTCATGGACTGAGCATCTTGACCTTATTGATAGTTGCATAGCCTACAATATCTCCAACTATAACGTAGACCAGAACCGCATTTATTTATGTGGTCTTTCGGACGGTGCTGCGGGCGTGATCGCAAAGGTCATCCAGCAACCGACCCGGTTTGCGGCCTATGCAATCAGCTCTCCGCCATCCAACGGCATGGCCGCCAATGCTTCATTGATCAAAGATATCCCCTGTATCATCATACAGGGCCTGCAGGACCAGCGTGTAGGCGTTGGGAACGTTGCTGCTGCCGTAGATGCACTGGCGGCAGCCAACGGCCGTATCGCTCCCCAGACGCAGTTCCATTACGACGGTGATCACAGCTACCGGGAATGGAACCAGCACATGTTCGATTTCGCCACGGCAACCAACTTCATGAGCCTCACGTTCGAGGACTGGCTGCTCCTGCATAGCCTGGATCGTGTCCAGGAAGCCGGAAACTACGTTACATATGCTGAGGGTACGCAGGACTACCTGCACTACCTGGCCGCCAAACACGTGGTAGATATGCTGCCTGCAAGCAGCGATAAAACAGCGCTGGAGGCTCGGTTGTCAACACTACAGACTACGCTGGAAGTCGGCAAGACGCACCTGGTGCTGGCCTTTGGAACAAGCGCCAACCCGGCTACCGGCAACTACACCAGGATTACCGCTACCGATACGGGCACCACGGTTAATGCGCTGGTTGATACGAATGGCAATCCAACAGGCATTTCGTTCGTATGCCAGTACACCCAATGGCCCGCGGATCTCCCGGGCGCAGGCCCCGGTAGTTACCATGGCCTACCTGGCGGCGTCTTTCTCCAGTCGCGCAGGGTATACGCCTCCAATACATGGAATTTCACCGGACTACCCGCCAACGCGACCTGCCGCGTGGATATTTTCCCTTTCTACAAAACGGAGAGTGGCACCGCCCATTACGGGATCACTGGTACCATTGGTGGCGTAACAAAGAACTCCGTGGGTGATGTGTACAACGTCCTGGATTACCTCACATGGGATGGCGTTGCCGCAGACGGATCTGGGGTACTCTCGATGGCACTCAATGCGCAATACCCATCCAGTAGCAATGATGGCGGCTTGTGTGCAATTATGTTAACAATCAATTCTTAA
- a CDS encoding sensor histidine kinase produces MFIQLRSIFQRILSTTWVGHLLFWVCYYIYDGPIASTIEVVPYKRICSAAIALPVKITATYVTLYLLTRYLREQPRNRRLLYLLFLSVTGFGICARLVSYEIVYPNFYPDWATVQPLWYVPKIIMETFGVYSVVALVATMHFIKQWYVSQKEKQVYQHEKLEAELKYLKGQIHPHFLFNTLNNLYALTIDQSRKAPEVVYKLSELMSYMLYESNKPFVPLQKEIAYIENYIVLEKIRYEDRLDVSLNVLSDVSGYLIAPLLILPFVENSFKHGFSNDIGNIWVHIDILVNDAQLIIKIENSKCDPPLEKSAHCGIGLTNVKKRLDLIYKDQYSLQIFDEESYLVILKIAI; encoded by the coding sequence ATGTTTATCCAATTACGGTCCATATTCCAGCGCATCCTCTCCACCACCTGGGTGGGGCACCTCCTTTTCTGGGTGTGCTACTACATATACGACGGGCCCATCGCCTCCACCATAGAAGTAGTGCCGTACAAACGCATCTGCTCGGCCGCCATCGCCTTGCCGGTGAAGATCACCGCCACCTACGTAACGCTCTACCTGCTCACCCGCTACCTCCGGGAGCAGCCCCGCAACCGGCGCCTGCTCTACCTGCTTTTCCTGTCAGTGACCGGGTTTGGCATCTGTGCAAGACTGGTGAGTTACGAGATCGTGTATCCCAATTTCTACCCGGATTGGGCTACTGTGCAGCCGCTGTGGTATGTGCCCAAGATCATCATGGAAACCTTTGGCGTGTACTCTGTAGTGGCCCTGGTAGCTACAATGCATTTCATCAAACAATGGTATGTAAGCCAGAAAGAAAAACAGGTGTATCAGCACGAAAAGCTGGAGGCAGAACTTAAATACCTGAAAGGGCAGATCCACCCGCACTTCCTTTTCAACACCCTTAACAATCTCTACGCCCTTACCATCGATCAGTCGCGGAAGGCGCCGGAAGTAGTGTACAAGCTTTCTGAGCTCATGAGCTACATGCTGTATGAAAGCAACAAGCCTTTTGTACCGTTGCAAAAGGAGATCGCCTATATTGAAAATTATATCGTGCTGGAAAAGATCCGTTATGAGGACAGGCTGGATGTGTCATTGAATGTACTGTCAGATGTAAGTGGGTACCTGATAGCGCCCCTGCTCATCCTGCCCTTCGTGGAAAACAGTTTCAAGCACGGCTTCAGCAACGATATTGGTAATATCTGGGTGCACATTGACATCCTGGTAAACGATGCACAGCTGATCATTAAAATAGAAAACAGCAAATGTGATCCGCCCCTGGAAAAGTCCGCCCATTGCGGCATTGGGCTTACCAATGTTAAAAAACGGCTGGACCTGATCTACAAGGACCAGTATTCCCTGCAGATCTTTGATGAAGAATCTTACCTCGTGATCCTGAAAATAGCGATATGA
- a CDS encoding tyrosine-type recombinase/integrase, whose product MEYYFHDPAFKDRYPNGFPVRRKGGINRVKDLDSRQQLMQQLCDLQRDLLENQGYNPITKTMLEAEVPDAEPTLPPAPAPIHYPVDDRTLSTHKYLESLNGLIPDVDTPLIPALWLGLKRKVYAPKAVNDIGSIIRGVEDAARALQLDQLKISELKRRHLVLILEKCAELNPKWSDNRRNMYKAYLSGIIKPLLTLECLENNPTAGIDKVDVVRPPREKPTWEERKKIGDHLKERDYRFWRFVQMFFHSGARETELIEVKDTDVDLENQTVWVTVRKRKGSPVRTRKPIKTIALPIWQEVLQECNAVRAKHPGTPVNLFGRLLKPGILSDRSTIRPDQVGRRWKKYVKGDLGIEKDLYSLKHLNTEEMMDALSKETSIEQAEKEVADIMSHTSEKMLQQVYDQKNAERKNWRAAAVSNPFC is encoded by the coding sequence ATGGAATACTACTTTCATGACCCGGCATTTAAGGACCGCTATCCGAATGGCTTCCCCGTTCGCCGTAAGGGTGGTATTAACCGCGTGAAGGATCTTGATAGCCGTCAGCAACTGATGCAGCAGCTGTGTGATCTGCAGCGGGATCTGCTGGAAAACCAAGGTTACAATCCCATTACCAAAACGATGTTGGAGGCTGAAGTGCCAGATGCAGAACCAACCCTCCCGCCAGCGCCAGCGCCAATACATTACCCGGTCGATGATCGTACACTCAGTACTCATAAGTACCTGGAATCGCTCAACGGCCTGATACCGGATGTGGACACGCCGTTAATCCCGGCCCTATGGCTTGGCCTTAAAAGAAAGGTGTACGCGCCCAAAGCAGTAAATGACATCGGTAGCATTATCCGCGGCGTGGAAGACGCTGCCAGGGCCCTGCAGCTGGACCAGCTGAAGATCTCTGAGCTGAAACGCCGGCACCTGGTGCTCATCCTGGAGAAGTGTGCAGAGCTCAATCCCAAATGGAGCGATAACCGCCGCAACATGTACAAGGCATACCTATCTGGCATCATCAAACCATTACTCACCCTGGAATGCCTGGAAAACAATCCCACTGCCGGCATTGATAAGGTAGATGTCGTACGCCCACCGCGGGAGAAGCCTACCTGGGAAGAGCGCAAGAAGATAGGCGACCACCTGAAGGAACGAGATTACCGATTTTGGCGGTTCGTCCAAATGTTCTTTCACAGCGGGGCCAGGGAAACCGAACTGATAGAGGTGAAGGACACTGATGTTGACCTGGAGAACCAAACCGTATGGGTTACCGTTCGGAAGCGGAAAGGATCGCCAGTGAGAACCAGGAAGCCTATTAAAACCATAGCGCTACCTATATGGCAAGAAGTATTGCAGGAGTGCAATGCCGTCCGCGCAAAGCATCCTGGTACGCCGGTGAACTTGTTTGGGCGGCTACTCAAACCTGGCATATTAAGCGATAGAAGTACAATACGGCCCGATCAGGTTGGCCGTCGCTGGAAGAAATACGTTAAGGGTGACCTGGGCATAGAAAAGGATCTGTATTCCCTGAAGCACCTCAACACGGAAGAAATGATGGATGCCCTGTCAAAAGAAACCAGCATTGAGCAGGCCGAAAAAGAGGTTGCGGATATTATGAGCCATACCAGCGAAAAGATGCTGCAGCAGGTGTATGATCAAAAGAATGCCGAGCGCAAGAACTGGCGGGCGGCAGCAGTGAGCAACCCTTTCTGTTGA